The following proteins come from a genomic window of Geothrix edaphica:
- a CDS encoding roadblock/LC7 domain-containing protein, whose protein sequence is MTEAKEILHQILGVPGAIGTLVFSTEGAVLASDFPDHYSIGTIQNMVQLLSEDFLVQQALEGEGGGLDLRFNGGRVILRPVPKGAILALCNGSVNAQLMNLALLQAAHRLEKALPTAPPRKPPAVTVATTRSVVLGQLKQAFLGSIGPIGELLFSRVHADWSAGEDPRKLRDFVNLLAQELDDPSDRKRFLKEANAIIG, encoded by the coding sequence ATGACCGAGGCGAAAGAGATCCTCCACCAGATTCTCGGTGTTCCGGGAGCCATCGGGACGCTGGTCTTCAGCACCGAAGGGGCGGTACTGGCCTCGGATTTTCCCGACCATTACTCCATCGGCACCATCCAGAACATGGTCCAGCTCCTTTCGGAGGACTTCCTCGTCCAACAGGCCCTCGAGGGAGAAGGTGGCGGCCTGGACCTGCGCTTCAACGGGGGGCGGGTGATCCTGCGCCCTGTACCCAAGGGCGCGATCCTCGCCTTATGCAACGGCTCGGTCAATGCCCAGCTGATGAACCTGGCGCTGCTCCAAGCCGCGCACCGGCTCGAAAAGGCCCTGCCCACGGCCCCACCCCGCAAACCGCCCGCAGTGACGGTCGCCACGACCCGTTCGGTGGTTCTGGGACAGTTGAAACAGGCCTTCCTCGGATCCATCGGTCCCATCGGCGAGCTCCTTTTCTCGAGGGTCCATGCCGACTGGTCGGCCGGAGAGGATCCCAGGAAACTCAGGGACTTCGTGAACCTCCTCGCGCAGGAACTCGACGATCCCTCGGACCGCAAGCGTTTTCTCAAGGAAGCGAACGCCATCATCGGCTGA
- a CDS encoding DUF4388 domain-containing protein — protein sequence MALAAPDVFSMTSISPTDTALPPSGTEPVGFEGAISNMTLADVVQIEGQNLFSGSIQVVYQEREGQIFFHRGEVVHAEVGSLGGEEAFNRIMAWPGGSFRLHPNVMTLHQSIHKHREHLLLSAHQWLDESRHGLTELRTGSAPGQPTTVRPEEFMQTVGGVPGVAYAVFTDEDGAPRGVTDARGEDLAAKGAYLATMIAAPLGEAFGLGDLQAALIHAGPERVLLFRSKGTGLSVCLTDDAAPEAVEAGIRQALVARRVSS from the coding sequence ATGGCACTGGCGGCACCGGATGTTTTCTCAATGACCTCGATTTCGCCGACCGACACAGCTCTGCCTCCATCCGGCACGGAACCCGTGGGATTTGAAGGCGCCATCTCGAACATGACCCTGGCGGATGTGGTCCAGATCGAGGGGCAGAACCTCTTTTCGGGATCCATCCAGGTCGTCTACCAGGAGCGAGAAGGGCAGATCTTCTTCCATCGCGGCGAAGTGGTCCACGCTGAGGTGGGGAGCCTCGGGGGCGAGGAGGCCTTCAACCGCATCATGGCTTGGCCTGGAGGAAGTTTCCGGCTGCATCCCAACGTGATGACCCTCCACCAGTCCATCCACAAACACAGGGAACACCTGCTTTTGTCCGCACACCAGTGGCTGGATGAGTCCCGCCACGGTCTTACGGAACTCCGGACCGGGAGCGCGCCGGGTCAGCCAACGACGGTCCGCCCGGAGGAGTTCATGCAGACCGTCGGTGGCGTTCCAGGCGTTGCCTATGCAGTGTTCACGGACGAGGACGGGGCGCCGCGCGGGGTGACGGATGCTCGGGGCGAGGACCTGGCGGCCAAGGGCGCCTACTTGGCGACCATGATCGCTGCCCCCTTGGGCGAGGCGTTCGGGCTTGGCGATCTACAGGCGGCCTTGATTCATGCAGGGCCTGAACGGGTGCTGCTGTTCAGGTCGAAGGGGACGGGTCTTTCGGTCTGCCTCACTGATGATGCTGCTCCAGAGGCGGTAGAGGCGGGGATCCGGCAGGCTCTTGTAGCGCGCCGGGTGAGCTCATGA
- a CDS encoding class II aldolase/adducin family protein: MPDSLLQDLLDGCRRLHAGGLLAASDGNLSVRLPNGLIAMTPSGVPKAKVQLMDLAHLTLAGEILSGRPSSERAMHLAIYRAVPEAKAVVHAHPPTAIAWSLARPDLEELPSDGLPEVILAAGRIPIVPMAIPGTEAMGANLLPFLPQHRLMILARHGGLCWGEHLDEAVGGLERLEQVAQILWKAEALGGAKPLPASDLQELRALRAKIGPRII; this comes from the coding sequence ATGCCCGACTCCCTGCTCCAAGATCTCCTCGACGGCTGCCGACGTTTGCATGCGGGCGGCCTGTTGGCGGCTTCGGACGGCAACCTTTCCGTGCGCCTCCCCAACGGCCTCATCGCCATGACCCCAAGCGGCGTGCCCAAGGCCAAGGTGCAACTCATGGACCTGGCGCACCTCACGCTGGCAGGCGAGATCCTCTCGGGTCGCCCCAGCAGCGAGCGCGCCATGCACCTGGCCATTTACCGCGCCGTGCCGGAAGCGAAGGCCGTGGTCCACGCCCATCCCCCCACCGCCATCGCCTGGTCCCTGGCCCGGCCCGACCTGGAGGAGCTGCCCTCCGACGGCCTGCCCGAGGTGATCCTGGCTGCCGGCCGCATTCCCATCGTGCCCATGGCCATTCCCGGCACCGAGGCCATGGGCGCGAACCTCCTGCCCTTCCTGCCTCAGCACCGCCTGATGATCCTGGCCCGCCACGGCGGCCTCTGCTGGGGCGAGCACCTGGACGAGGCCGTGGGTGGTCTCGAGCGCCTGGAGCAGGTGGCCCAGATCCTCTGGAAGGCCGAGGCCCTGGGCGGCGCCAAGCCATTGCCTGCCTCCGACCTTCAGGAACTGCGCGCCCTGAGGGCGAAGATCGGACCGAGGATCATCTGA
- the mtnA gene encoding S-methyl-5-thioribose-1-phosphate isomerase — translation MHSFESLGLRHDGHTLWVLDQTQLPDTEIWLDGSEPEAMIALIRRLAVRGAPLIGVAAAASLATFAHRGASAAEYAAACAALRAARPTAVNLMWAMDRMMGAADPVAEAQAIFEEDVRLCEGMAQHGAALIQDGEGILTHCNTGGLATAGIGTALGVIRRAHEQGKRIHVYADETRPLLQGGRLTAWELRKLGIPSTLITDSMAALLLRDGKVQRVLVGSDRVAANGDFANKVGTYGVAVQAKHHGVPFHPVAPFSTVDLACPTGAAIPIELRDPAEVRGYGRWRWAPEDMPTWNPSFDVTPADLVTSLVLDRGVFSAEALRAGVLAQVCGS, via the coding sequence ATGCATTCCTTCGAATCCCTGGGCCTGAGACACGATGGCCACACGCTCTGGGTGCTGGATCAGACCCAGCTTCCGGATACCGAGATCTGGCTGGACGGCAGCGAGCCCGAGGCCATGATCGCCCTCATCAGGCGCCTGGCCGTGCGGGGCGCGCCGCTCATCGGCGTGGCGGCGGCGGCCAGCCTCGCCACCTTCGCCCACCGGGGCGCGTCCGCGGCCGAATACGCTGCCGCCTGCGCGGCCCTGCGCGCAGCCCGGCCCACGGCCGTGAACCTCATGTGGGCCATGGACCGCATGATGGGCGCCGCCGATCCCGTCGCCGAGGCCCAGGCCATCTTCGAGGAGGATGTCCGGCTCTGCGAAGGCATGGCCCAGCACGGCGCGGCGCTCATCCAGGACGGCGAAGGGATCCTCACCCACTGCAACACGGGCGGCCTGGCCACCGCGGGCATCGGCACGGCGCTGGGCGTCATCCGCCGTGCGCACGAGCAGGGCAAGCGCATCCATGTCTACGCGGACGAGACGCGGCCCCTGCTCCAGGGCGGGCGCCTCACGGCCTGGGAGCTGCGGAAGCTGGGCATCCCCTCCACGCTCATCACGGACAGCATGGCGGCCCTGCTGCTGCGCGACGGCAAGGTGCAGCGCGTGCTGGTGGGCTCGGATCGCGTGGCCGCCAACGGCGACTTCGCCAACAAGGTGGGCACCTATGGCGTGGCCGTGCAGGCGAAGCACCACGGCGTGCCCTTCCACCCCGTGGCCCCTTTCTCCACGGTGGACCTGGCCTGCCCCACCGGCGCCGCCATCCCCATCGAGCTGCGCGACCCCGCGGAGGTGCGGGGCTACGGCCGGTGGCGCTGGGCCCCGGAGGATATGCCCACCTGGAACCCGAGTTTCGATGTCACGCCCGCAGATCTCGTCACCAGCCTGGTGCTGGACCGGGGCGTGTTCAGTGCCGAGGCGCTCCGGGCGGGCGTACTGGCCCAGGTGTGCGGAAGCTGA
- a CDS encoding glycosyltransferase family 9 protein, with translation MIPAGAHWIRMPRFVGDAILMHQAAAPLLAAGLPLVAWGPAATVELFEGAQGYVGACADPAKKAGLLEGARLLRAHRPASILALAKSLRAPVAAFAARVPRRVGCGDGGASLLLTASLNYWGRDDHSLERYRDIVRLGYPELGPPAFLPFRPRPESAEAVAAARGANGFDRGPYLAFAIGAAAGAKRLGLELLVDLAQRALARGFGIVVLGGPGDDVLWGGRLQERVPEVLNLTAQIPWSQSAAWLVGASAVLANDSGLAHLAAACGVPLVTVFGPTIPRHTAPRGPKVTVIRKEGLACLECQQWHCPLPDHPCMTQVPAETIWTALEAHLATPAPEAP, from the coding sequence ATGATCCCTGCCGGCGCCCACTGGATCCGCATGCCCCGCTTCGTGGGCGACGCCATCCTGATGCATCAGGCGGCAGCGCCTCTCCTGGCCGCCGGCCTGCCCCTGGTGGCCTGGGGCCCGGCGGCCACGGTGGAGCTCTTCGAGGGTGCCCAGGGCTACGTCGGGGCCTGTGCCGATCCCGCGAAGAAGGCGGGCCTGCTGGAAGGCGCCCGGCTCCTGCGGGCCCACCGGCCTGCCTCAATCCTGGCCCTGGCCAAGAGCTTGCGCGCACCCGTCGCCGCCTTCGCCGCCCGGGTGCCCCGCCGCGTGGGCTGCGGCGATGGGGGTGCCTCCCTCTTGCTGACAGCCAGCCTCAACTACTGGGGCCGGGACGACCACTCGCTGGAGCGCTACCGGGATATCGTGCGCCTGGGCTATCCGGAGCTGGGGCCACCCGCCTTCCTGCCGTTCCGTCCGCGACCTGAAAGTGCCGAGGCTGTGGCGGCGGCCCGCGGGGCGAACGGGTTCGATCGGGGCCCCTATCTGGCCTTCGCCATCGGTGCCGCCGCCGGCGCCAAGCGCCTCGGGCTCGAGCTGCTGGTGGACTTGGCTCAACGCGCCCTGGCCCGGGGGTTCGGCATCGTGGTGCTGGGCGGTCCCGGCGACGATGTGCTCTGGGGCGGGCGCCTCCAGGAACGGGTGCCCGAGGTGCTGAACCTGACGGCGCAGATCCCCTGGTCGCAGAGCGCCGCCTGGCTGGTGGGCGCTTCCGCCGTGCTGGCCAACGATTCAGGCCTGGCCCATCTGGCCGCGGCCTGCGGTGTGCCGCTGGTGACCGTCTTCGGTCCCACCATCCCCCGCCACACGGCCCCCCGGGGCCCGAAGGTGACCGTGATCCGGAAGGAGGGCCTGGCCTGCCTGGAATGCCAGCAGTGGCATTGCCCCCTGCCGGACCATCCCTGCATGACCCAGGTTCCCGCCGAAACCATCTGGACCGCCCTCGAAGCCCACCTCGCCACCCCCGCCCCGGAGGCCCCATGA
- a CDS encoding ArnT family glycosyltransferase: MSRLASWLRAHAPELLFALLLVAVLPVRDLWAPDEPDFAQCVKEMRLRGDWLLPYLNGVPYSEKPILYYWVMKASSVLFDTLTGGLGFTQGVAAWALRLPSVIAAVAFLSAFRRWAVRFLAPGTAEPAALILATTPLWFWQGQFIQIDMLFAALLAWSWLAWLGGYLLLREHGPELAPGEHRRWFLKAYFWLALAFLAKGPLAPVLSVLVLVAFLVWQRDLAVLRRAGIVAGLCLTLLLVAPWYVAAGLKGGAHYAYELIIFQNFERATKAWDHIQPWWRYFEYSLGDFFPWVLLVPALALHLRRERRLDEAAPRFLLAAFVVPFAFLSAVQSKQGKYLLMSYPFLALLLGDLFRRMEGDRVRRLGLLLAAGLALPALALTALALGAGGVKLQSQVIPFLGPTRLMALVLVGSTFLMAVLAWRKRAGGLVRAAALGLGLLYLVGGTWGFRLLDSQKSYRRWTTTVQPLIAGRQVFYWQTIRSGVMVYTDHLMPELRNAEALERMDPEARLVAQRGEWDQDAWGMTSTLRARFEVLAAVPTGGGEILLLKKRP, encoded by the coding sequence ATGTCCCGCCTCGCAAGCTGGCTGCGCGCCCACGCGCCCGAGCTGCTCTTCGCCCTGCTGCTGGTGGCGGTGCTGCCCGTGCGCGACCTCTGGGCTCCGGATGAGCCGGATTTCGCCCAGTGCGTGAAGGAGATGCGCCTGCGGGGCGACTGGCTGCTGCCCTACCTCAACGGGGTGCCCTATAGCGAGAAGCCCATCCTCTACTACTGGGTGATGAAGGCCTCCTCCGTGCTGTTCGACACGCTCACGGGCGGACTGGGCTTCACCCAGGGCGTGGCGGCCTGGGCCCTGCGCCTGCCCTCGGTGATCGCGGCGGTGGCCTTCCTGTCGGCCTTCCGCCGCTGGGCCGTGCGCTTCCTGGCCCCGGGCACGGCCGAGCCAGCAGCCCTGATCCTGGCCACCACGCCCCTCTGGTTCTGGCAGGGGCAGTTCATCCAGATCGACATGCTCTTCGCGGCCCTGCTGGCCTGGAGCTGGCTCGCCTGGCTGGGCGGCTACCTCCTGCTCCGCGAACACGGCCCCGAGCTGGCGCCCGGCGAGCACCGCCGCTGGTTCCTGAAGGCGTACTTCTGGCTGGCCTTGGCCTTCCTGGCCAAGGGGCCCCTGGCCCCCGTGCTCTCCGTGCTGGTGCTGGTAGCCTTCCTGGTCTGGCAGCGGGACCTCGCGGTGCTGCGCCGCGCGGGCATCGTCGCAGGCCTCTGCCTCACCCTGCTGCTGGTGGCGCCGTGGTACGTGGCGGCGGGCCTGAAGGGCGGGGCGCACTACGCCTACGAGCTGATCATCTTCCAGAACTTCGAGCGGGCCACCAAGGCCTGGGATCACATCCAGCCCTGGTGGCGGTACTTCGAGTACAGCCTGGGGGACTTCTTCCCCTGGGTGCTCCTGGTGCCGGCGCTGGCCCTGCATCTGCGGCGGGAACGGAGGCTGGACGAGGCTGCGCCGAGATTCCTGCTGGCGGCCTTCGTGGTGCCCTTTGCCTTCCTCAGTGCCGTGCAGAGCAAGCAGGGCAAGTACCTGCTGATGAGCTACCCCTTCCTGGCCCTGCTGCTGGGGGACCTGTTCCGGCGGATGGAGGGTGACCGCGTCCGCCGCCTCGGGCTGCTGCTGGCGGCCGGCCTCGCCCTGCCGGCCCTCGCCCTGACGGCCCTGGCCCTGGGGGCTGGCGGTGTGAAACTGCAGAGCCAGGTGATCCCGTTCCTTGGGCCCACCCGGCTCATGGCCCTGGTGCTGGTCGGCAGCACCTTTCTCATGGCGGTTCTGGCCTGGCGGAAAAGGGCCGGCGGCCTGGTCCGCGCCGCGGCCCTGGGCCTGGGTCTGCTCTACCTGGTGGGCGGCACCTGGGGCTTCCGCCTCCTGGACTCACAGAAGTCCTACCGTCGCTGGACAACTACTGTCCAACCGCTGATCGCCGGTCGCCAGGTCTTCTACTGGCAGACCATCCGTAGCGGCGTCATGGTCTATACGGACCACCTCATGCCGGAACTGCGCAACGCCGAGGCCCTGGAGCGCATGGATCCCGAGGCCCGGCTGGTGGCCCAGCGCGGCGAGTGGGACCAGGATGCCTGGGGCATGACCTCGACCCTGCGGGCCCGCTTCGAGGTGCTCGCCGCGGTGCCGACTGGCGGCGGGGAGATCCTGCTGCTGAAGAAGCGGCCATGA